One Brevibacillus choshinensis genomic window carries:
- the mtnK gene encoding S-methyl-5-thioribose kinase, which yields MAYRALSEQEAVEYVKALPGLFSEGATLSSKEIGDGNLNLVFDIREDATGKSVIVKQALPYARVVGESWPLTVDRARIESEALRIQHKRVPELVPEVYHFDQELALTVMENVGDHIIMRKGLIEGKRYPLFAKQIGKFLAHTLFYTSDLGLNPYDKKALVGTFLNPELCKITEDLVFTDPYENAPTNDFNPLITKEVEAIWNNKPLKLEIAKLKFDFLTRAEALLHGDLHTGSIFITETSMKAIDPEFAYYGPIGFDIGAVIANLLLNYAGQHGLQKDQGERESYREYLLTTVEDVWNEFVSQFVQLWHKHAKERSAHVEGLWQSYVKRLIQDAAGFAGCKILRRVIGLAGVADLNSIEDAQTRAEAERLALAIGEALILGRGDVEESTDITDLVRTVTARYYQEATTV from the coding sequence ATGGCATATCGCGCATTGAGTGAGCAGGAGGCAGTTGAGTACGTAAAGGCATTGCCGGGGCTGTTTAGTGAGGGTGCAACGCTTAGCAGCAAGGAAATCGGCGACGGTAACCTCAATCTGGTGTTTGACATTCGGGAAGATGCTACAGGGAAAAGCGTCATCGTCAAGCAGGCATTACCGTACGCACGGGTGGTAGGGGAATCCTGGCCGCTGACCGTGGATCGTGCACGCATCGAAAGTGAAGCTCTCCGCATTCAGCACAAACGCGTTCCGGAATTGGTGCCGGAAGTCTATCACTTTGATCAGGAGCTGGCACTGACAGTCATGGAGAACGTGGGAGACCACATCATCATGCGCAAAGGGTTGATCGAAGGCAAGCGCTATCCGCTGTTCGCCAAGCAGATCGGCAAGTTTCTCGCACACACGCTGTTCTACACCTCAGATCTGGGCCTGAATCCGTATGATAAAAAAGCGCTCGTCGGAACATTCTTGAATCCCGAATTGTGCAAAATTACGGAAGATCTGGTGTTTACTGATCCTTATGAAAACGCGCCGACCAACGACTTCAATCCGTTGATCACAAAAGAAGTCGAAGCCATCTGGAACAACAAGCCGCTCAAGCTGGAAATCGCCAAGCTGAAATTCGATTTCCTCACGCGCGCTGAAGCTCTGCTGCACGGGGATCTGCATACAGGCAGCATCTTCATTACGGAGACCAGCATGAAAGCGATCGACCCAGAATTTGCTTACTACGGCCCGATCGGATTTGACATTGGAGCGGTGATCGCGAACCTGCTGCTCAACTACGCAGGTCAGCACGGATTGCAAAAAGACCAAGGAGAACGCGAATCGTATCGCGAATACTTGCTTACGACGGTGGAAGATGTCTGGAATGAATTCGTCTCTCAATTTGTCCAGCTCTGGCACAAGCATGCAAAAGAGCGCAGCGCCCATGTAGAGGGCTTGTGGCAAAGCTATGTGAAGCGCCTGATTCAGGATGCCGCTGGCTTTGCGGGCTGCAAAATCTTGCGTCGTGTGATCGGACTCGCAGGTGTAGCTGACCTGAACAGCATCGAAGACGCACAAACGCGTGCCGAAGCAGAGCGGCTGGCTCTGGC